The DNA segment TATTTGAGTTATATAACTCTTATGATCGATATGATACTTGCAGTTATGTAAATTCAACTGCTGGTTTTGATTCTCCGAACAACCTAAGAACACTGCTCGATGAATGAGAGAAAATCTGCTTTTTACGGGGAAGCTTCTTACCGCACGAGCTGCAGTTTTTGTACCTTCAGAGCTTTGAAATTGAGGTTTGGTGGGTAATTTATTTCCCTCTGTGTACAATGGTTAAAATAATGGGGAGTGAGTTGAATTACCAAATGAGTTTCTTAGTGAATTAATTAGCACCATGTTTTTCGTAGGTTATGCATCTTCTATAAGTATAAGTTGCTTCTTATGCAACTCCACCCACATTATTGTGTGGTTCTATAAAATTAACAGAaaattgaattcatttttaagttATTTGCAGACTAATTTGGTGAGATTGGGATGTATCGGGGCGGCTTTTGCCTTAAGATTTGTTCTGTTTCTAAAGACTGGAGCTGTGATTGACATAGACTAAATGCGTTGATTTTGTTGGAGCTCATAACTAGTTTACTTGTTCAATTTTTGAGCCATCTTTGTAGCTTTCTTTCGAAATTTGGTTTTCCGAAATCTATGAATTTGGTGAGATTAGGATGTACCAAAAAGGCTTTTGCCTTAAGATTTGTTATGTTTCTAAAGACTGAAGCTGTAATTGACATAGACTAAATGCTGCTATTTTGTTGGAGTTCATAACTTGTTAATCTAGTTTGGCAGTTCTGAGCAGTAGCAAAAAAAGATGGAAAtacaattgattttagagagataaattagcaaagaggagagagaaagaagaagaagaagaaaaataagaaattatggagagatggagaagatgttatatttgatttttatattttattttggggtttgtttgtgataattagataataaagggagttaatttataaaataaataaatataaggaccaaattaactcttttctctttgacttctaacactgttagtcaattttgtaTGTGTTTACTAACGGAGTGAActtcaaggtaccattttgcaaactttttaaactacatgggtgttgttcgaaaacaggtgtaaccacaaggtttatttttgtactttttcctaatTTTTATTGAGATGTAATCTTAAAAAGTGCAAAATTATATTTTGTACCGATTTAAAATCTTGCAATCTTAATTTCAGCATAATACATAACAAGCTTTTGATAATAGAACCACCTTCTGGTGGTCATATCTTTCTTTTAAAAATTTCTAAAACACAAATGTATCTTTAACAATTTAGATATTTAGATCTGTAAGATTTGATATGACTAAAGTACAATAAAAATAAGTGTATTAGAAACaagattataatataaaacaaattaaagatTGATTAGAACTTATCTGGGATTAAATGGATGAATAAATCCGAGTAGAGATTAGTCGAATGAGAAAGTTCGTGCCAGGATTAATCGGTTGAACAAATTCGTGTTGGAATTAATCGAACGAGCAAACTCATGCTGATAACGTGTTATAAAATAAGGAAGATAATATGCAATAGAAATTAGAACAATGGAGAgtaaggccttgtttgataaaacacttaattacttaaattaaaatatcaagcacttatttaatttaagtgtgtttgataacggttgtttctccaccacttaaattggttatttaagttaaaaatcacttattttgataagttaaaatatttttctttgatCTATAATGAGGGGCAAAAACCCTTGAGGAACcaaagaaaaacgaaaaaaaaaggaaaacgtTATGCACGGGTCATCCTAGGAAGACCAATACCATAAAGATCTGAAAACAAAATGTCCTGGATGCCTGCAGGAGGCGCATCACACTCATGAAGACCCAAACTCAAACTCCCTGCGTAGTTTGCCATCCAATCCGCAAGTAAGAAGCCAGTAAAAACGGAGCCGATGAACCACATCCTGACTAACAAGTCTAATAACTACCAAAGAGTCCAACTCAAACATAACCTTGCGGTAATGTCTATCTCATGCATACTTAAGACCAAAATACAAACCCCAGAGCTCAGACAGTACCGCTGTACAAATGCCAAGATTCACTGCAACGCCCCCTAACCATCTTTCAGACTCATCATGCAACACCCCACCGGCCGAAGCGAgcttaatattttaagttaaacattatcaactaatatttttataaaagttacatTTTTCAATACTttcaacacttataatattcaacacttaaaattcagtacttattttttcagcacttaattttcagttttatcaaacatcaCCTACGTGTATGTTTGTATTTCACTTGTCCTTTTGCTTGTACTCTAttacatgaaagaaacatatatttataggGTTACGCAAGAACATAAATTATGGAGTTACAAACATTAAGGAATACAGAGTTACAACCTTAATGAATGAAGAGTTACAACGTTAAAAAATGAGGAGTTACAATGGTTATATTTATGGACAACCATCAATTTATTCATAACATttagaaattattttttatttaaaataattgcGGCGGCTGCTAAGGATTGGTTGTCTAATTGGAAAGTTATCAATGATGTTAGCAGTGATGGTGTTGATCAGCTCGGCGTTAGTAGAGGGAAATGGTCTCCACTGCCGGCTGGTCTGATTAAGATTAATGTGGATGCCTCGTGGAAACTTAATGAGTCTGGTGGCATGGGAGCTGTTATACGAGACGAATTGGGCGATGTTGTTTTGATGGCAGATGCTTCGATACACCCGACAATCTCAATTGAAATGGTAGAAATGTATGCTATTGTGATGGCGGTTTCACTAATCTTGTGCTGGAAACGGATAATCTGGCGATTGCTAATGCTCTAAATGATAGGGGTACAGTGGATTTCAGTGGTTCGGTTATTTTTTATGATGTTAAACTGTGGCTTTCAAGGTTCAGATCCGCTCAGGTGGTTCATTATCGACGAATGGCTAATCTAGTTGCTCATGAGAGTGCTTTATGGGGGAAGAAACTCTTGAATCCTGTCTTATTAGCTGGTTCTGCTCCACCTTTCTTATATCAGTTTATTTGTAACGACAAGCGCTCTCGTGTTGCCGTTTAATTGTTGTGttgtatttcaaaaaaaaaaatacttttagtgcttataatattcaacacttaaaattcagtatttacTTTTTCAACATTTAACTTTTAGTTTCATCAAACAACACCTTAGTAACAAAACTAAATTAATTGtatttcatttcttttgaaaatTGAAACCAAATAGGACAAATTTAATAATTGAATATTACTTAACCAAAATTTAGCGATTCGATTTAATAAGTAATAATTTTATCTATAAGCTTCATAATGGGGATGGTAATTGAGTTTCGGATTCATAGGGTCTCAATGATGTAGCTAAGGCTTATTTCTCTAAATAATAATTGTGCATAGTTGTCCATGTTCCAAGCTACACCCGCCACTGAATCTGCAAGAACAGTCAAATACCAAACCTCTCAAGTGATATGACATTCAATAAATAAGTGTCAAGAGTCTTCAATATCCCTATTACAATGCACACAACGACTATCAACCATAACTCTTTTTCCAAAAAGGTTGACTCTAGTAGGAAGATAATTACGGGCAAGCTTCCATACGATGATGCAAACTTGATAAGGGACTTCAGTTCTCCAAATAGATACCCACTCTCCTTGAACGTGATATTGCTCTGTAGCAACCAAAGAAATGCCAAGTTTATAAGCACTTTTGACTGTTCAGGAACCAAACGGGTTAACATACCAAATAACTTTATCCACCCTATTTCCCAATGTAGCGAAAGTTTCAACATCTCTCACATATCCCTAGGCAAAAATAGCTTGTCCATAGCTCAACATCCCAACCAAAAGAGTTAGGAATAAAAAATCGCAAACTTTAATGCTTCCAACCCATAGATCATAGGAGTTTGAACACAAAGTTGGTTATTATCACGAAGCCAGAGATAACGATACCATTAATAATGATACTATTTCCAATCTTCCACCTATACCATTATTTCAGTAATAATTGGGAACATCAGACACTTCTCCAAACGTAACTAGGTGAATGTCCCAACCGAGCATTCATGAAGTCCCTCTTATGGTAGTATTTAACTTTGAAAAAACGACTAACGTGAGAAGTGGAATATGTAATGAGCTTCTAATCCTGCTTTCCCAACATTCCTAAATTAAAAGAGTAAAATTTCGAAAATTTAACCTACCAAAATGTTTGGTGATAAAAAGCTTAGCCAATATACCCAATTCAAACTTCATTCCCCCGTCTTCTTATTTCCCCACCAAAAATAATTCAACATCTTTTCAAGTTCATCAATTGTAGAAATAGAAAGCAAAAATACACTATCGCATGTCCCACTGCTCTAACAAGAGTAACCCGACTTGCTCTTGAAATAGGTTTATTACTCCAAGTCTAGAGCTTCTGTCACAATCTATCTTTAAAGTGCAAAAAATTGCCTTTTTCTTCCAATCCACTATTGATGGTAACCCAAGATATCGACATGTATTGATTGGATTGGAGACACTAAGAATATGAGACACATCATTCGCTAATTCAGGAGCCACATTGCTGCTACGCATAAAGCCTGATTTATCAAAATTAACAGCTTGCCCTGAGGCCTTCTCATAATCAAGTAGTAAAGTTTTTATAAACATGCACTCAACAATGTCAActtgaaaaaacaaaaaggaatCATCTGGAAAGAGCATATGAGAAATAAGAGGAGCCCAAGTTCCCACCATACAACCGTGAAGCAAACCTCGTTGTTCAGCATAAAAAAGCATTGCAGGAAGCCCCTCAACACAAATAAGAAATAGATAAGGGGAAAGAGGGTCACACTGCCTAAGACCACATTGAGGAATAATCAGCCTCACTAAATGATTGTTGACTCGAAATGAATTAGTTACACAAAACATTATGAGTCAAACCCATTGAACAGCAAAACTCATTTTAAGCATCATAGCCGGAGGTAATTTCAATCGACTCGATCATAAGTTttactaatattattttttaaagcaACATTCCTTTCTTCTTATTGACATTACATTTCATACTGTGAATAATTTCAAACGGTATTAAATCGTTATCATAGATCGAGCGACCTTAATAAAAGTCGATTGATTTGTTGGGGTGGAAATGACTTCAACAAGGATATTCAGACATTTTGATTGCTCTCATGCCGCTATGTTGCTAATGCAATGATGACATTAACTTTCTCATTCTCCTCTTTGGGAATTAGGATGATGCTTAATTCAACACCCCTAATTTTGAGGGACTGGATCAAGCATTGTGCCTTTGAGAGACATTGAGTATAAGGGCCATTGGTGTAGTAGATCAAATTTGGAATCGATGTAGGTGGTCAGATGTCTTTTAACCATTAGTTTGGCAAGGCGCGAAGCGACTAACACTGTCTCATATTCAGCCTAACACTAGAGTTACTGCACATATGCTCCATGAACTACCCCTCGCATTCAGCAAGACGCCACGACTGCAATGGGATCATAAGTCAAACGAGGGGCATTTAGGACATTCCTCACTCATCAATAGTCACCTACAAATAGGAGGACTCAACCCATGGTACATAGATGCTTTTCTCTCTAACTTTTCTTCGTACATTCTCTCTCTTAGTCTTTCACCACATTTACTATTCCCTTACAAATTTGATCGTTAGAATGTTCACAGGGGCAAGTACTGTAGATCGAGCCTCCTAGGAGCCTGTTAATCCCAACTTCTCATTATGGGGTAATTTTTGCTCCAAATTGTTTCATTTTGGGGTAATAATCAcgaaaataattttttacacAAAATGTCTGTATTTACAAACTGCACAAAGCAAAACCCCCCATGTTTGTGAACTTTTAAACCAGCTATTGTCTTTACAAATCATCAAACTCACATCAGCtgtttttgtacttttccaAAGAAAATTGCTTGAAAATGACACTATTTGTTACACTTAACAAGAGatctaataaaaatattcaattttatatgaaaaaataaattttatttcgctttagtaaaaaatgaattaagaatGCACTAAAAGGTGAATAGAAGTTATcttttaataaaaatgatgaagaGACTCTTACTGGGCGTTTGGTTCagggtctttaggaatgggaggatttcattcccttttgttcttgtttgttttaaaaaaactcattccctttatccattttaaattATGAGTTTACTCCACTTTATGTTAAGCCCATTACCCGAGGCCCTGTAGGGAATTGGacatttcctttcctttaattTCCCTTAGTTTCCAAACACATTGGAGAATTAATGTTTATTCCTTTCCCTTTCTTTAGTATCactttcttgatttttttttccttacCTATTGTGAATCGAACGCCCCCTTAGTAATTTGAGGAACCACTAAGAGACGGTTCGAACTAATTTTTAACTCTAGAGATGTTCTAATTACTAATACAAAACGTTATCTACGAACATTTCTAAATGTCCGATTATTGTTTATCAATATACTTTAAAATTATGTGTTACGATTATTTAGTCGTATCttttgaaatatatttttttagaaaatagtaTTACTTTTGGATCCGTCTCCTGATCCGGCCGAGAACGGATTTGATTCTGAGAAAAAATTACTTTGGCCACTGCTAACAATTATCATAAAACGTATACTCTTACGTATACATTATTATGATAGGAACCGAAAATGTAATGCACATGCTCAGGTGATTAATAACACataaaataatgttaattatatATTCATCCTTTTAACTTTGATACACTTCCCATGTGCaacatttacattttttttgataaatatgCAACATTTACATTACTTGTTGAAAAACCAGACACACAGTAACAGTTATTTTGATTGATTTATCCAACATGTAAGTGGAGCCCACTTATGTGATATGAACCGTCTGATCATTGCCTACCGTTTGCCATACTCCACATGATCTTTACCCACCCTCCTACCTCTCCCCACAGTTGACTCGTATACAGCATGACTTCTTCTGCAACGACTTTATTCATATTCCTTCGATGAATCATTTGCACATTTTGGCACCTTCAATGGCGGCTATTTTGATCAATCAATCCCTAATTTTCCTCTACTTTCTCTAAAACATCATCTCTCCCTTTTTCTACACCGTCTCAAAAAATGAACGCAACTATCCAATCAATTCTAGCCGCCACCGTTAGTTTCATGTTTATCACACTTGTTTTCGCTTTCATTTGTTTTCTCTGCAAATCCTCAAAAAATAGCGCACAACGCCGTAGCCGGAACATCCGTTTTAACCACCACGAAAATCGTGGCCGGAACGGGAACCGAACAGTACCTAATTCTCAGCTCACATCTGTAGCAATCGACGAGAGCGCCACTTTCGATCCTAATCTCAATCGCGTCTCCATGGATGAGCTCAAAATCGCTACAAAAAACTTCTCCCCCGACCTGATCATCGGCGACGGCAGTTTCGGGTTCGTGTATAAAGCCAGACTTTCCGATGGCGTCACCGTCGCCATCAAGAAACTAGACCCGGACGCCTTTCAAGGTTTTCGGGAGTTTCGAGCCGAGATGGAAACCCTAGGTAAACTCCGTCACCGGAATATCGTTCGAATTCTGGGATATTGCGTCTCAGGTGTTGATAGGGTGTTAATCTACGAATTCATCGAGAAAGGCAATTTGGATCAGTGGCTACACGACATGGCGGGCGGAAACGAGCAAGCGTCGAAATCGGCGTTATCTTGGGAGACGAGGATTAACGTAATAAAAGGCGTAGCCAACGGGCTTGCATATCTGCATCAGCTTGACACACCAATCATACACAGAGACATTAAAGCCAGTAACGTTCTACTAGATTTGGAATTCGAGGCACATATTGCTGATTTCGGGCTGGCACGTGCAATAGACGCATCACATTCGCACGTATCGACACAAGTGGCCGGGACGATGGGTTACATGCCGCCGGAGTACAGGGATGGGCAGACGGTGGCGACAGTGAGGGCAGATGTATATAGTTATGGAATATTGATGATTGAAGTGGCGACGGGTGAGAGGCCGAATTTGCCGATGAATTTAGATGAGAAAGAGGTGGGATTGATCGTATGGGCAAGGAAAATGATGGTAAGTAATAAGCATATGGAAATGCTGGATTCTAAAATGGGAAAGGAGGATGGTTTTAGTGAAGAAAAAGTGATGGAATACTTTAGAATTGCTAACTTGTGTACAAACGAAATTATGGTGGATAGACCGGCAATGAATGAAGTTGTTGATTTATTGAATAGACTATAATTTTCCAATTCATATTGTAAATTAATACTCTACTATTGTTCTCAATAGCTTGTATTTGTAGTTCAAAATGAGGAATgtttattcaatttcaattgtTGTTTCATCATAAATAATCAGATCAAAGATGCTCCAAATTGACCAACTATACATTGTTGTTATGCTTCATCTCCACATATTCAATTTAGTGATTCCAAATGCTACCACGACACCAAAGAGCAAACTCTgtgcccgtttgttttacctacggtttgctatttgttgttgcttcttattgtttgttgttgcttctTGCTGTTTGATGTTGCTGGTTGCTGTTacagtttgttgtttgctgttggaaaaagctgatTTTCCAAAATCCAGAAATTCTcagcttttgtaaaaagctgaTTTTCAGGTgcaaaaggcaaacatgaggtcattaaccaaacacctaatgctgcttttcagatgtaaaaggtaaacatgagttcactaaccaaacacttaaaactcttcattttgaagtgaaaagacaaacatgagcACGAAaaagagcaaccaaacacccctttTTTTGGACTCTATCATGAGAATCAATAAGAAACTATTATATAGTTTGTAAGATAGGAAGAATTGTACAAACTTCACACAAATCTCAAAAACCACTATTGAGCAAGACACATAATGGGGATACAATACCTTATAGGGGGCACCACCACCTCCTAAAGGTAATAATCTGTATGCTAAACCGGCCTTGTTCAAGTGTTTCCGTGTCCTAAGAGGTGAAGTGCAAATTTAGTGGAACAGTATGAGGAAAAGGATGATGTGTTTTGGAGTCTATTGTAGAtgaggatgatgatgaggttaTGAAGATGATCGTGTTATCCATGTGGTGATGAGACTCTTGGTCTCTAGTAGAATTGCAGAGGATAAAAGGCACCAACTCTTTCACACATGTTGTCTTGTAAAAGGAGTGGGGTGTAACGTGATTATTGATAATGGGAGTCAAGAAAACATTACCAGTGATGTAGCGTTAAGAAGTCCAGCTTGGTGAAGAAGGTGCATCCAAATCCCTATAGTGGGATGGATCAAGAGTGTGGGGGGAATTGAAGGTGGCTCAAAGATGTAAAGTGCCTCTTGAGATAGGTGAGTATCGTGATGAGGTGTATTATGACATGGTAGACATGAATGTATGTCACCTGCTTTTGGGTCACCCATGGCAATTCGACTGGGATGCTACCCATGCTGGAAGAAGGAAAACCTATCGGTTTGTGAAGGATATATAGTATTCCTTATGTACCGACACCTATGTTAGGAGAGCcaatttcttattattttaaGTTGAAATTTCAGAGTTTGAGAGTGAGATTTATATAAACAAAGTGCGAGTTAGggttttcaattttaggaatttTTACATAAGTTGAGATAACACTTAGATAGTACGAGCATAGCCAATAGTTGTTGGATACAATATTATTCAATTATTTGAGAACTGAATGACCAACATATTAGTTTATAATCGAACAAATAAGTTATCTCATCTAATCTTCTATTCCGCCAATAGAGGAATTAATACCAGGTGGTTTCATTAGAAGCCAATGTGTAAAGCCTCAGTTAAGGaaccaagaaaaacaaaattgaataaatatCATAAACGATAAAGGACGTAGAGTAAGAGTCTTATGAAGAGCAAGTGCTTCCTCATTTTTTGATGAGTTGAAAAAACAACGACAAAGGACGTAGAGTAATAAGTTATTCTGAACAAAAGTTTCAAATCGATGAAATTTGTACAAAATAGCTCGGAAGAAAATGAGCTATTGGAGCGCATAAATGAATATTTTATCCATTTACGACTGATCCAATACCTTTACAACCCTTAAAATCCAAAGGGAATATATCAAATAAAGTATCCTACGTGACATCATTTTTTTTCATACATGTCACTATGTGTCTAATGGTTCAggttagccgatcccgaatcatttcgggactaaggctttgttgttgttgttgttgtcacTATGTGTCTAATGTTGATTCCATGTCACTGTGGTTCATGGTGATATGTCCTTTTGCACTTTAAAAACTATGATTACAGAAAAGAACCAGATTTTGAGCTCAGGCACAATCTAAGGATTGATAGATCGACGTCTCCCGACCCTGTTTTTAGTACTAGCCGTCGGAAGAATACTCTTCCGCCTGAGCGCCGAAAGGAGCTTCTTCAAGCAAAAGTACTGAGTGCAATGCCAACACTTGGGGGACTACCAAAGAAAAATTGGGAGGAAAGTCTGCGTAAAAAGAGCGTGGGTGAGTCAATGGGCCCTTGAGTATCCATTTTGAGGAATCAATTTTTCAGTTCATATCAGACTCCAGGTAGATTTAGGAGTGACATGACCAACGAGAAAGGATATAAGACTAGTAACTTGGCCCATTTGATTGTGGCCGTCTATGTATCAGTCAACATTTTTCACGGAAACCATTCCTTTTAGGCGCACGAAACTCTTGGGTAATTAGGATCTGCTGCTGAACCAGATATCCTGCCCCAAGGATTGACTTTTAGTTAGGTATTTGGTTTGATATGACTCGGGAGTAATCTaatcttttaaattagttaaaatccACAACTGATTAAATCCTCAAGACGGGTAAGAGTCAAATGAACTCCGATCGGCAACAAATCCCAACTAGAAAAGGGATAGAGGTCCCCCTTCGCCCTTGTGATCCCCTTAGTTCACTATTTTCTTGTATTGTATATAGAGCGGCCTTCGCCACCTCTTCCTCATGGGATTAGATCATGGTAGTGATCCCATCGGGGGGCATCCTCGGGAATCTTTTCCAACCTTAGTTTTCCTTTCATGGGTTCGCCTCCTTGGCTCATTGGTTTTTTCGATGAAAATCTCTGATTTTAGAAAAGGACATAGCGCATAAGACGGTCGTAGCTTGGAAGGCTAGGTTTGGAACTCTCTAGGAACTGAATTGCCAAATAAGAAGGAATCCTTGATGCTTCTTAAATGTCTTGAAGAATGCTCTCCTTCACACTCACTATTTCCCTACTTCTTCCTATCCTCTAGACTTCTCCTAGTAAGTCTGGGTGGGATGTATTCCAAAAGGTATTTTCAATTTAAAACACGAAAGAATTTCCCATAAGCCGTCTAGTCTAGCTCTTTCTGGCAACTCGAGTTCACCAATGCCACTATCCATAGGAATTTGGTTTTCAACGTATAAAGGAAATTTAAGATTGTTCTAGTTTACCAGTGAATTGAGGGTTTCTCAAGAGGGGCCCCGACTTAGACATTAGGCATGAGAATCGTGGATAAGCAATGAAATCTATTGACAAAGCCAGTCCGAGGGCATGCCTCTATAGTTCTTATCAACAAAGAAAGATATCATCCCAATGGATGAAAGACGACCTTTCGAAAGAAAGTCAACCAGAATTCCCCGTTCGTTCTTGAATAAGAGTAAGTTCTGAGGAAAAAATGGGATTCCTAATTCTTAGTTCCTGTAAACGATCTTCCTATAATttggaaaaagaaagaaagaaggacTTAAAGCTTGTGGAGAAATCAAGGGTTTTACTCTCTAGCCCTGCAACTCTTGAAGAGGAAAGCATATGACGTACTATCACCTCCCATTCTCTGATGACTTTTTCTAGCGATGCTTCTAGTAACTCCCCTTAACTCCCCTACTTTAGTTGGGGCGAGCCCGAGTCTGCTTGATTCACGAGGGCCTGGGCTTGATTCATGAACCTAGACTCGTCTCTGACATTCTACCTCAAGTTTCTAGTGGTGGAAGTACCTGTCAACTCCGAATACAGGCTGTCATCATTTGTACAAACAAACTTTTGGGGTGCTAAGATCCAACTAATGGCCTTATGCCGACTTCAAGAATATACTAGTACAAGTCCGAAGGAGAATGTGCTTTTGAGTCAACAAGCTTACGTTATTCTATTATAAAAAGGTTTGGAACCCGTTTTCGAAGCTGGCTTCAAAGCTTACATACGTGTAGGGCGAAGATTCTGGTGTACTGGATCGATCGAGTACTCGGATCATTTgcttgaaaactcttttttctTCCTTATCTGATAGGGGTCAGAGGGAAATATTTCACTGATTATGGTATTCATATTTCGAAAGTAATAGATAGTATGATAGCAACACCGGTTCACCATAGATATCTCTAGAACTTCTCTTTTTGACTAGGATAGTATGTGCGTTACCTAGACCAAAAAAGGTGGCAACCAGCTTCGGGGACTTTCATCTAGTAAGTCCTAGTAAGACTAATGAAATATGATAAAGTTCAAGGCCAATCTAATTTTCTTGGCCTAAGTTTAGGAGAATCTTGATGTATTatgcctttttttttgtaattaggTTTAAGGTACCATTTGAACATAGTTCAACTAGTTTAAAGATAAGAAATAAATTTAGCCATATGGTTATTGTGGAAGagcatatttaatattcatatGCAAAACACTGCATTTTTAAACCCAACATTTACTAAATGGTGCAATTTCTAGATACATTAATGAaagttaagtttttttttattaacagaAGGCGTACAATTTTAAGCCTTATTTGATGCGTAGAATATTAAAGGTTGCGTAGAATATTAAAGGTTGGAGCGTGGCTAAAACATGAAAATGAACTCAAAAAAGAATTTACCTTTGAGCCATGAAACTGCACCGTAATATATGCTTAAGattgtattattttttatgtaaaGATTAAGTCTGTTATTTCCGAATAATTATAAgactaaatttataatttatctgaATGGGTTGAGTGAGTGGGGAATATGGGTTggagtcttaaaaaaaaatgacttaATACATCTTGAGCATCTTatgtttgtctaaaaatgtcaAGTGTCTCCATAGAAAAAATTCTATTCACCTTTTTAACGTGTTTAAAGTGATCCAAAGTGATCCATTTACTCTTTAAAGGTATTTGTTAGCCTTATTTTCTTAAACTAGTCTATAGACTGtctaaacttatttaaagtgtATATATTTAGGCCatgttttttattacttaatttcaaaatcaatcagttcagttcagtaatttagcattatttattataattataattaattttataattataattattataattattattgtttttataagatttttattttagttattattatttttaaaaaattaaattattatttcagttttagttgaatcaattcatttttttttcggTAAATAAAACAGAGCTACTCCAACCCACTTTAATTTTGGGAATgagtattttaaataaatctaGAAAGGCGAATAAGAAATTCTAAAAGTACAGGcggtttttttttaaagaggcagttaaatgtttttttaacaaagtatatttagggcccgtttgttttacctactgtttgctgttgctggtTGCTATTTGCggttggaaaaaactgtttttccaaaaagaagGATTGTCTGCTTTTGTAAAGGGCTGCTTTTCAGATGTAGAAGGCAAACAAAAGAtccctaaccaaacacttaatgctgcttttcaact comes from the Euphorbia lathyris chromosome 5, ddEupLath1.1, whole genome shotgun sequence genome and includes:
- the LOC136231032 gene encoding putative serine/threonine-protein kinase yields the protein MNATIQSILAATVSFMFITLVFAFICFLCKSSKNSAQRRSRNIRFNHHENRGRNGNRTVPNSQLTSVAIDESATFDPNLNRVSMDELKIATKNFSPDLIIGDGSFGFVYKARLSDGVTVAIKKLDPDAFQGFREFRAEMETLGKLRHRNIVRILGYCVSGVDRVLIYEFIEKGNLDQWLHDMAGGNEQASKSALSWETRINVIKGVANGLAYLHQLDTPIIHRDIKASNVLLDLEFEAHIADFGLARAIDASHSHVSTQVAGTMGYMPPEYRDGQTVATVRADVYSYGILMIEVATGERPNLPMNLDEKEVGLIVWARKMMVSNKHMEMLDSKMGKEDGFSEEKVMEYFRIANLCTNEIMVDRPAMNEVVDLLNRL